The Epinephelus lanceolatus isolate andai-2023 chromosome 11, ASM4190304v1, whole genome shotgun sequence genome window below encodes:
- the cyb5d2 gene encoding neuferricin: protein MLGYVMVAVLALAVLYIPRDWSVIFGSGCKHQEPPAAVRLLGSRELSLYDGREGSEGLYLAILGQVFDVHKGNKHYGPGGAYHFMAGRDASLSFITGDFTESGLTDDVSSLSPLQVMALYDWLAFYQREYEFAGLLTGQFYSETGQPTEALLQVEASLAEGRRIKAQSEADKVRFPACNAEWSAARGGRVWCSTKSGGVERGWTGVPRKLFSPGSSSVRCVCVEDPPAAEEDPNLQKYDGCPAHAESCTVEEF from the exons ATGCTGGGCTATGTAATGGTCGCGGTTTTAGCGCTGGCAGTTTTGTACATTCCTCGTGACTGGTCCGTTATTTTTGGATCTGGATGCAAGCATCAGGAGCCCCCTGCTGCCGTGCGGCTCCTGGGCAGCCGTGAGTTATCACTGTACGACGGGAGGGAAGGCAGTGAGGGCCTTTACCTGGCCATACTGGGCCAAGTTTTTGATGTACACAAGGGTAACAAGCACTATGGACCCGGTGGAGCGTATCACTTTATGGCAG GAAGAGATGCTTCACTGTCCTTCATCACCGGAGACTTCACAGAAAGTGGCCTGACAGATGATGTGTCCAGTCTGTCCCCGCTGCAGGTGATGGCCCTTTATGACTGGCTGGCCTTTTACCAGAGGGAGTACGAGTTTGCAG GTCTGTTAACAGGCCAGTTCTATAGTGAGACCGGACAGCCCACAGAGGCCCTGCTGCAGGTAGAAGCATCACTAGCAGAGGGCCGGCGAATAAAGGCCCAGTCTGAGGCCGATAAGGTCCGCTTCCCAGCATGCAACGCAGAGTGGAGTGCTGCCAGGGGCGGAAGAGTCTGGTGCTCCACTAAGAG cGGTGGAGTGGAAAGAGGCTGGACAGGTGTCCCACGGAAACTCTTCTCGCCAGGCTCCAGCAGTGTTCGTTGTGTCTGTGTTGAAGACCCACCTGCAGCAGAGGAAGACCCCAACCTGCAGAAATACGACGGCTGCCCTGCACATGCTGAGTCATGCACTGTTGAAGAGTTCTAG